From Microcebus murinus isolate Inina unplaced genomic scaffold, M.murinus_Inina_mat1.0 scaf010_hap2_Mmur4.0, whole genome shotgun sequence, a single genomic window includes:
- the SIRT7 gene encoding NAD-dependent protein deacetylase sirtuin-7 isoform X2 translates to MAAGGLSRSERKAAERVRRLREEQQRERLRQVCDDPEELRRKVRELAGAVRNAKYLVVYTGAGISTAASIPDYRGPNGVWTLLRKGRSVSAADLSEAEPTLTHMSIARLHEQRLVQHVVSQNCDGLHLRSGLPRTAISELHGNMYIEVCTSCVPNREYVRVFDVTERTALHRHQTGRACHKCGTQLRDTIVHFGERGTLGQPLNWEAATEAASKADTILCLGSSLKVLKKYPRLWCMTKPPSRRPKLYIVNLQWTPKDDWAALKLHGKCDDVMRLLMDELGLEIPLYSRWQDPIFSLATPLRAGEEGSHSRKSLCRSREEAPPGDCGAPLSSAPILGGWFGRGCTKRTKRKKVT, encoded by the exons ATGGCAGCCGGGGGTCTGAGCCGCTCGGAGCGCAAGGCGGCGGAGCGGGTCCGGAGGCTGCGGGAGGAGCAGCAGCGGGAGCGCCTCCGCCAG GTGTGCGACGACCCCGAGGAGCTGCGCAGGAAAGTCCGGGAGCTGGCCGGCGCCGTCCGCAACGCCAAATACCTGGTCGTCTACACTGGCGCGGGGATCAGCACG GCAGCCTCTATCCCAGATTACCGGGGCCCTAATGGTGTCTGGACGTTGCTTCGGAAAGGGAGGAGTGTCAG TGCTGCCGACCTGAGTGAGGCTGAGCCAACCCTCACACACATGAGCATCGCCCGTTTGCACGAGCAGAGGCTG GTGCAGCACGTGGTGTCTCAGAACTGTGATGGGCTCCACCTGCGGAGTGGGCTGCCACGCACGGCCATCTCGGAGCTCCACGGGAACATGTACATTGAA GTCTGCACCTCCTGCGTCCCCAACAGGGAATACGTGCGGGTATTTGATGTGACGGAGCGCACTGCCCTCCACAGACACCAGACGGGCCGGGCCTGCCACAAGTGCGGGACCCAGCTGCGGGACACCATTGTGCACTTCGGGGAGAGGGGGACGTTGGGGCAGCCCCTGAACTGGGAGGCAGCAACTGAGGCTGCCAGCAAAGCAGACACAATCCTGTGTTTAGGGTCCAGCTTGAAG GTTCTAAAGAAATATCCACGCCTCTGGTGCATGACCAAGCCCCCTAGCCGGCGGCCCAAACTCTACATTGTGAACTTGCAG TGGACCCCAAAGGACGACTGGGCTGCCCTGAAGCTTCACGGGAAGTGTGATGACGTCATGCGGCTCCTTATGGACGAGCTGGGCCTGGAGATCCCCCTCTACAGCAG GTGGCAGGATCCCATCTTCTCCCTGGCAACTCCCCTGCGCGCTGGCGAAGAAGGCAGCCACAGTCGGAAGTCGCTGTGCAGAAGCAGAGAGGAAGCCCCGCCCGGGGACTGTGGTGCCCCACTTAGCTCAGCCCCCATCCTTGGAGGCTGGTTTGGCAGGGGCTGCACCAAACgcacaaaaaggaagaaagtgacgTAG
- the SIRT7 gene encoding NAD-dependent protein deacetylase sirtuin-7 isoform X1 translates to MAAGGLSRSERKAAERVRRLREEQQRERLRQVSRILRKAAAERSAEEGRLLAESEDLVTELQGRSRRREGLKRRLQEVCDDPEELRRKVRELAGAVRNAKYLVVYTGAGISTAASIPDYRGPNGVWTLLRKGRSVSAADLSEAEPTLTHMSIARLHEQRLVQHVVSQNCDGLHLRSGLPRTAISELHGNMYIEVCTSCVPNREYVRVFDVTERTALHRHQTGRACHKCGTQLRDTIVHFGERGTLGQPLNWEAATEAASKADTILCLGSSLKVLKKYPRLWCMTKPPSRRPKLYIVNLQWTPKDDWAALKLHGKCDDVMRLLMDELGLEIPLYSRWQDPIFSLATPLRAGEEGSHSRKSLCRSREEAPPGDCGAPLSSAPILGGWFGRGCTKRTKRKKVT, encoded by the exons ATGGCAGCCGGGGGTCTGAGCCGCTCGGAGCGCAAGGCGGCGGAGCGGGTCCGGAGGCTGCGGGAGGAGCAGCAGCGGGAGCGCCTCCGCCAG gtGTCGCGCATCCTGAGGAAGGCGGCGGCGGAGCGCAGCGCCGAGGAGGGCCGGCTGCTGGCCGAGAGCGAGGACCTGGTGACGGAGCTGCAGGGCCGGAGCCGGCGGCGCGAGGGCCTGAAGCGGCGGCTACAGGAG GTGTGCGACGACCCCGAGGAGCTGCGCAGGAAAGTCCGGGAGCTGGCCGGCGCCGTCCGCAACGCCAAATACCTGGTCGTCTACACTGGCGCGGGGATCAGCACG GCAGCCTCTATCCCAGATTACCGGGGCCCTAATGGTGTCTGGACGTTGCTTCGGAAAGGGAGGAGTGTCAG TGCTGCCGACCTGAGTGAGGCTGAGCCAACCCTCACACACATGAGCATCGCCCGTTTGCACGAGCAGAGGCTG GTGCAGCACGTGGTGTCTCAGAACTGTGATGGGCTCCACCTGCGGAGTGGGCTGCCACGCACGGCCATCTCGGAGCTCCACGGGAACATGTACATTGAA GTCTGCACCTCCTGCGTCCCCAACAGGGAATACGTGCGGGTATTTGATGTGACGGAGCGCACTGCCCTCCACAGACACCAGACGGGCCGGGCCTGCCACAAGTGCGGGACCCAGCTGCGGGACACCATTGTGCACTTCGGGGAGAGGGGGACGTTGGGGCAGCCCCTGAACTGGGAGGCAGCAACTGAGGCTGCCAGCAAAGCAGACACAATCCTGTGTTTAGGGTCCAGCTTGAAG GTTCTAAAGAAATATCCACGCCTCTGGTGCATGACCAAGCCCCCTAGCCGGCGGCCCAAACTCTACATTGTGAACTTGCAG TGGACCCCAAAGGACGACTGGGCTGCCCTGAAGCTTCACGGGAAGTGTGATGACGTCATGCGGCTCCTTATGGACGAGCTGGGCCTGGAGATCCCCCTCTACAGCAG GTGGCAGGATCCCATCTTCTCCCTGGCAACTCCCCTGCGCGCTGGCGAAGAAGGCAGCCACAGTCGGAAGTCGCTGTGCAGAAGCAGAGAGGAAGCCCCGCCCGGGGACTGTGGTGCCCCACTTAGCTCAGCCCCCATCCTTGGAGGCTGGTTTGGCAGGGGCTGCACCAAACgcacaaaaaggaagaaagtgacgTAG